A single window of Betta splendens chromosome 11, fBetSpl5.4, whole genome shotgun sequence DNA harbors:
- the fbxl2 gene encoding F-box/LRR-repeat protein 2 isoform X1 → MNGITKGRFEQVFSNSEEAPINKKLPKELLLRIFSYLDVITLCRCAQVSKAWNVLALDGSNWQKIDLFNFQTDIEGRVVENISKRCGGFLRQLSLRGCLSVGDASMKTFAQNCRNIEVLNLNGCTKITDSTCLSLSKFCSKLKHLDLTSCVSVSNHSLKALSDGCRMLEMLNLSWCDQITRDGIEALARGCAGLRALFLRGCTQLDDGALKHLQKHCPELTTINMQSCTQITDDGLVSLCRGCHKLQILCVSGCSNITDASLTALGLNCPRLKILEAARCSHVTDAGFTVLARNCHELEKMDLEECILVTDNTLVQLSIHCPRLQALSLSHCELITDDGIRALSSSACGQERLTVVELDNCPLITDVTLEHLKSCHRLERIELYDCQQVTRAGIKRIRAHLPEIKVHAYFAPVTPPPSVHGGGQRLCRCCIIL, encoded by the exons ATGAACGGTATCACCAAGGGCCGGTTCGAG CAGGTGTTCTCAAACAGCGAGGAAGCTCCCATTAACAAGAAGCTCCCCAAAGAGCTGCTTCTTAG aATATTCTCCTATCTGGATGTGATTACTCTCTGTAGATGTGCCCAAGTATCCAAG GCGTGGAATGTCCTGGCCCTAGATGGCAGCAACTGGCAGAAGATCGACCTGTTCAACTTCCAGACCGACATAGAG GGCAGGGTGGTGGAGAACATTTCCAAGCGCTGCGGAGGCTTCCTCAGGCAGCTGAGCCTCAGGGGCTGCCTAAGTGTGGGAGATGCCTCCATGAA GACGTTCGCACAGAACTGCCGAAACATTGAAGTGCTGAACCTGAACGGCTGCACCAAGATCACAGACAGCACCTGCCTCAGTCTCAGCAAATTCTGCTCCAAACTCAAACACTTAGATCTCACCTCCTGCGTGTCCGTCAGCAACCACTCCCTCAAGGCTCTCAG TGACGGCTGCAGGATGCTGGAGATGCTGAATCTGTCCTGGTGTGACCAGATCACCCGCGACGGCATCGAGGCTCTGGCCAGGGGCTGCGCGGGCCTCCGAGCTCTGTTCCTCCGAGGCTGCACACAG CTGGATGATGGAGCCCTGAAGCACCTTCAGAAACATTGCCCGGAACTCACCACCATCAATATGCAGTCTTGCACA CAAATAACAGACGACGGCCTGGTCAGCCTCTGCCGAGGATGCCACAAGCTACAGATCCTCTGTGTGTCCGGCTGCAGTAACATCACGGATGCCTCGCTCACCGCACTGGGACTCAACTGTCCCCGACTCAA gaTCCTTGAAGCTGCACGCTGCTCACATGTTACGGATGCTGGGTTCACTGTGCTGGCCAGG AATTGTCATGAGCTTGAAAAAATGGACTTAGAAGAATGTATTTTG GTGACAGATAACACCCTGGTCCAGCTGTCCATCCACTGTCCGCGCCTGCAAGCACTG TCCCTGTCCCACTGTGAGCTGATCACAGACGACGGGATCAGAGCTCTGAGCAGCAGTGCCTGCGGTCAAGAGCGCCTCACCGTGGTGGAGCTGGACAACTGCCCCCTCATCACTGACGTGACCCTGGAGCACCTGAAGAGCTGCCACCGCCTGGAGCGCATTGAGTTATACGACTGTCAGCAGGTCACCAGGGCCGGCATCAAACGCATCCGG GCCCACCTTCCAGAGATCAAAGTCCATGCCTACTTTGCCCCAGTGACACCCCCTCCCTCTGTACATGGAGGTGGCCAGCGTCTGTGCCGCTGCTGCATCATCCTTTGA
- the fbxl2 gene encoding F-box/LRR-repeat protein 2 isoform X2 codes for MNGITKGRFEVFSNSEEAPINKKLPKELLLRIFSYLDVITLCRCAQVSKAWNVLALDGSNWQKIDLFNFQTDIEGRVVENISKRCGGFLRQLSLRGCLSVGDASMKTFAQNCRNIEVLNLNGCTKITDSTCLSLSKFCSKLKHLDLTSCVSVSNHSLKALSDGCRMLEMLNLSWCDQITRDGIEALARGCAGLRALFLRGCTQLDDGALKHLQKHCPELTTINMQSCTQITDDGLVSLCRGCHKLQILCVSGCSNITDASLTALGLNCPRLKILEAARCSHVTDAGFTVLARNCHELEKMDLEECILVTDNTLVQLSIHCPRLQALSLSHCELITDDGIRALSSSACGQERLTVVELDNCPLITDVTLEHLKSCHRLERIELYDCQQVTRAGIKRIRAHLPEIKVHAYFAPVTPPPSVHGGGQRLCRCCIIL; via the exons ATGAACGGTATCACCAAGGGCCGGTTCGAG GTGTTCTCAAACAGCGAGGAAGCTCCCATTAACAAGAAGCTCCCCAAAGAGCTGCTTCTTAG aATATTCTCCTATCTGGATGTGATTACTCTCTGTAGATGTGCCCAAGTATCCAAG GCGTGGAATGTCCTGGCCCTAGATGGCAGCAACTGGCAGAAGATCGACCTGTTCAACTTCCAGACCGACATAGAG GGCAGGGTGGTGGAGAACATTTCCAAGCGCTGCGGAGGCTTCCTCAGGCAGCTGAGCCTCAGGGGCTGCCTAAGTGTGGGAGATGCCTCCATGAA GACGTTCGCACAGAACTGCCGAAACATTGAAGTGCTGAACCTGAACGGCTGCACCAAGATCACAGACAGCACCTGCCTCAGTCTCAGCAAATTCTGCTCCAAACTCAAACACTTAGATCTCACCTCCTGCGTGTCCGTCAGCAACCACTCCCTCAAGGCTCTCAG TGACGGCTGCAGGATGCTGGAGATGCTGAATCTGTCCTGGTGTGACCAGATCACCCGCGACGGCATCGAGGCTCTGGCCAGGGGCTGCGCGGGCCTCCGAGCTCTGTTCCTCCGAGGCTGCACACAG CTGGATGATGGAGCCCTGAAGCACCTTCAGAAACATTGCCCGGAACTCACCACCATCAATATGCAGTCTTGCACA CAAATAACAGACGACGGCCTGGTCAGCCTCTGCCGAGGATGCCACAAGCTACAGATCCTCTGTGTGTCCGGCTGCAGTAACATCACGGATGCCTCGCTCACCGCACTGGGACTCAACTGTCCCCGACTCAA gaTCCTTGAAGCTGCACGCTGCTCACATGTTACGGATGCTGGGTTCACTGTGCTGGCCAGG AATTGTCATGAGCTTGAAAAAATGGACTTAGAAGAATGTATTTTG GTGACAGATAACACCCTGGTCCAGCTGTCCATCCACTGTCCGCGCCTGCAAGCACTG TCCCTGTCCCACTGTGAGCTGATCACAGACGACGGGATCAGAGCTCTGAGCAGCAGTGCCTGCGGTCAAGAGCGCCTCACCGTGGTGGAGCTGGACAACTGCCCCCTCATCACTGACGTGACCCTGGAGCACCTGAAGAGCTGCCACCGCCTGGAGCGCATTGAGTTATACGACTGTCAGCAGGTCACCAGGGCCGGCATCAAACGCATCCGG GCCCACCTTCCAGAGATCAAAGTCCATGCCTACTTTGCCCCAGTGACACCCCCTCCCTCTGTACATGGAGGTGGCCAGCGTCTGTGCCGCTGCTGCATCATCCTTTGA
- the susd5 gene encoding protein starmaker: MLGRCVLLGCLACLLMTAAADADGRVFVLELRNSSGLQGFRDAERACASQHARVASAEELRHSVAECFFSSCARGWLHGGAVGTTVCDTVGGAPKAVDVRTQNATDDSANLDAFCIKDDDEPCGDPPSFPNARLQGRTGFAVGDELLYACAPGFAMPRGQSTFSLLCDSCGEWYGLVQMCVRDGSEVHVDYEDRFPDSHEDTEGKSEEQHGEQEVRGEVVDLEGATEGKVKDVQDVTGRPTWQQESREEPEATEAPISLLSQKHMFWFPSEAFQEEGLPVSTNQNTQRSSGAQSEESKEHESQERRQHPVGGDDHGDGRDRYEDHDADDQDDHDSRQDEDDHDEHYVPARDDLTSREHDDQDDDKHESHEDHDDITDHHDEDDDDDDRTHVDHVSEEHLDRDDHDHDVDESDTDHDHHEHDDHDNHDDHDSYDDLDSHEYDDDGHRRVIFSIGADRSRNVTQKKAGAKATTDETWLDGYPVVPEETGGDDSAMRGLRPELRQRGSALRSTDRPNEVELRKPDPFPRESEPPTTESELDGAAEDMWGSFIPTAPPSPYQLQPSDPHALDYDAQEAPTDSWQPDPTEHPFFSHDPAPPAHDADDVLAGGVMEEHTMHNLPGEAGERGEMGGERGGSVCAGDACPPRAPGRGPKVAAIIVAVLAVATAILAGAWCYRRQQQKSSVYEMNGKSPSQSGRGQQMEMQQKV, translated from the exons ATGCTGGGTCGCTGTGTTCTGCTTGGATGCTTGGCTTGTCTTCTGATGaccgctgctgcagacgccgaCG GTCGGGTGTTCGTGCTGGAGCTGAGGAACTCCTCCGGCCTGCAGGGCTTCAGAGATGCTGAGCGGGCTTGTGCCTCACAGCACGCCCGCGTGGCATCGGCAGAGGAGCTCCGTCACTCCGTGGCGGAGTGCTTCTTCTCCTCGTGCGCGCGTGGCTGGCTGCACGGTGGCGCGGTGGG gacCACGGTGTGTGACACTGTGGGCGGCGCTCCGAAAGCGGTGGACGTGAGGACACAGAACGCCACAGACGACTCAGCAAACCTGGACGCCTTTTGTATCAAAGATGACG ACGAGCCGTGTGGGGACCCGCCGTCCTTCCCCAACGCCCGGCTGCAGGGTCGCACGGGCTTCGCCGTGGGCGACGAGCTGCTGTACGCCTGCGCGCCAGGCTTCGCCATGCCCCGCGGCCAGAGCACCTTCAGCCTGCTGTGCGACAGCTGCGGGGAGTGGTACGGACTGGTGCAGATGTGCGTCCGAG ATGGGTCTGAAGTGCATGTCGATTACGAGGACAGATTCCCAGATTCCCACGAAGACACAGAGGGGAAATCAGAGGAGCAGCATGGAGAGCAGGAAGTCAGAGGAGAGGTGGTGGATCTTGAAGGAGCTACAGAGGGAAAAGTAAAAGATGTCCAGGACGTCACGGGCCGCCCGACATGGCAGCAGGAGAGCAGGGAGGAACCTGAAGCCACAGAAGCACCAATCTCCCTTCTCTCCCAGAAACACATGTTCTGGTTTCCCTCTGAGGCCTTCCAGGAGGAGGGGCTTCCTGTCTCCACCAATCAGAATACGCAGAGATCCTCTGGCGCCCAATCAGAGGAGAGCAAAGAGCACGAGAGCCAGGAAAGGCGGCAGCATCCAGTCGGCGGTGATGATCACGGTGACGGCCGAGACAGGTATGAAGACCACGACGCAGACGACCAAGACGACCACGACAGCCGCCAGGATGAAGACGACCATGACGAACACTATGTTCCAGCTCGTGATGATCTGACCAGCAGGGAACATGACGACCAAGATGATGATAAACATGAGAGTCACGAGGATCATGACGATATAACTGACCaccatgatgaggatgatgatgatgatgatagaacTCACGTGGATCACGTGTCTGAAGAGCATTTAGACCGTGACGACCACGACCACGACGTGGACGAGAGCGACACGGATCACGACCACCACGAACACGATGACCACGACAACCACGACGACCACGACAGCTACGACGACCTCGATAGCCACGAATACGACGACGACGGCCACCGGCGCGTGATCTTCTCTATAGGAGCGGACCGAAGTCGGAACGTCACCCAGAAAAAAGCAGGAGCGAAGGCCACCACGGATGAGACCTGGCTGGACGGGTACCCCGTGGTtccagaggagacgggaggcgATGACTCAGCGATGCGTGGGCTGAGGCCAGAGCTCAGACAGAGGGGGTCAGCCTTGAGGTCTACAGACCGACCTAACGAGGTGGAGCTTCGTAAACCTGACCCTTTCCCAAGGGAATCTGAGCCTCCGACCACGGAGTCTGAGTTAGATGGTGCTGCGGAGGACATGTGGGGCAGCTTCATACCCAccgcccctccctctccctatCAACTACAGCCCTCAGACCCTCACGCCTTGGATTATGACGCACAGGAAGCTCCCACTGACTCCTGGCAGCCGGACCCCACCGAGCACCCCTTCTTCAGCCACGACCCAGCTCCCCCAGCGCACGACGCCGACGACGTCCTCGCCGGGGGAGTGATGGAGGAGCACACGATGCACAACCTGCCCGGCGAGGCCGGCGAGCGGGGCGAGATGGGGGGGGAGAGGGGCGGGAGCGTGTGCGCGGGCGACGCCTGCCCCCCGCGGGCCCCCGGCCGGGGCCCCAAGGTGGCGGCCATCATCGTGGCCGTGCTCGCCGTCGCCACGGCGATCCTGGCCGGCGCGTGGTGCTaccggcggcagcagcagaagagctcGGTGTACGAGATGAACGGGAAGAGCCCGAGTCAGAGCGGGCGCGGCCAGCAGATGGAGATGCAGCAGAAGGTGTGA